A genomic segment from Nocardiopsis sp. Huas11 encodes:
- a CDS encoding helix-turn-helix transcriptional regulator, with protein MTQRFPQHLNKLRILSGLSQRQLASRASVSPSACCRWEKGEVSPRRGHVETLDRLLGAEGRLVQTWQRDTTDGSLPSFMQDAGLLQAEAITIDFVSPVLVSGLIQCPSYARIVFREANPTLPDAAIERLVTARCARLAFLRKRNNPMVTAVFPESALTWPPESVRREQVEHLLALMDDERIRVHLVPNGSVLVGVTSPLFLVKLVDGGRAASSDHVSGNVIIEDSEDFERLSELVKRALGASLPEGRSRKALEDLL; from the coding sequence ATGACGCAACGTTTTCCCCAGCACCTCAACAAATTGCGGATTTTGTCCGGATTGTCGCAGAGGCAACTCGCGTCCCGGGCGAGCGTGTCCCCTTCCGCGTGCTGCCGCTGGGAGAAAGGGGAGGTCTCCCCGAGGCGTGGGCACGTCGAGACCCTGGACCGCCTTCTGGGCGCCGAAGGGCGGCTCGTCCAGACGTGGCAACGGGACACCACGGATGGGTCGCTGCCGTCATTCATGCAAGATGCCGGATTACTGCAAGCGGAAGCCATCACGATCGACTTCGTGTCGCCCGTTCTGGTGTCCGGGTTGATTCAATGTCCCTCCTACGCGCGCATCGTCTTTCGCGAAGCGAACCCCACTCTTCCGGATGCGGCGATTGAACGTCTGGTCACCGCCAGGTGTGCGCGATTGGCGTTTCTGAGGAAACGCAACAATCCCATGGTGACGGCTGTTTTCCCGGAGAGTGCGCTCACCTGGCCTCCGGAATCGGTGCGCCGGGAGCAGGTCGAACACCTGCTCGCTCTTATGGACGACGAACGGATACGCGTCCACCTGGTGCCGAATGGGTCCGTGCTGGTCGGCGTGACGTCGCCGCTCTTCCTGGTGAAGCTGGTCGATGGAGGGCGCGCGGCTTCGAGCGATCACGTCAGCGGTAACGTGATCATCGAGGATTCAGAGGACTTTGAGCGGCTGTCCGAACTGGTCAAACGCGCCTTGGGTGCCTCCCTCCCCGAAGGTCGGTCCCGGAAAGCACTGGAGGATCTACTGTGA
- a CDS encoding FAD-dependent oxidoreductase, with protein MRAIIIGGGIAGLATAWWLRREGWQATVVERAPAPSAATGLAALDAPDAPDSAEGTLDRGYVIDYFGPGYDTLERMGLRARVHEYGLGLNALRYRRADGRDSARIDASVPARLTGGRYLTLLRGDLERVLRQALGPAADVRYGTGIDQVRQDEHGVTAVLTDGSAERADVLVGADGIHSRTRRLVFGPESRYRRYLGAHAAAYVFSDPELMGALANEFQAVEAPGVQAGMYRLSDTTGAAFLCHLSPDGSLPQDPRARLRRVHGDLGWLVPRLLAACPPRPYYDEVEQIIMPGWSAARVVLVGDACQAVSLMAGQGASMAVAAAEVLAQELGPLAAGRRAARGAPTGGTTEEITAALRRYEGRVKPVIDAKQRAGRGLARWFVPATATRLFVRRQALRLSSTPLAERVMRPFLAAPRDAPFDAPVEGSRR; from the coding sequence GTGAGAGCGATCATCATCGGCGGCGGCATCGCCGGACTGGCCACGGCGTGGTGGCTGCGCCGCGAAGGCTGGCAGGCGACCGTGGTCGAACGGGCACCCGCCCCCTCCGCCGCCACCGGCCTGGCGGCCCTGGACGCGCCGGACGCGCCGGACTCCGCCGAGGGCACCCTGGACCGCGGCTACGTCATCGACTACTTCGGCCCCGGCTACGACACCCTGGAGCGCATGGGCCTGCGCGCGCGGGTCCACGAGTACGGGCTCGGCCTGAACGCGCTGCGCTACCGCAGGGCCGACGGCCGCGACTCGGCCCGCATCGACGCGTCGGTGCCCGCGCGGCTCACCGGCGGGCGCTACCTGACGCTGCTGCGCGGCGACCTGGAGCGGGTGCTGCGCCAGGCGCTGGGCCCCGCGGCCGACGTGCGGTACGGGACCGGGATCGACCAGGTGCGCCAGGACGAGCACGGCGTCACGGCGGTCCTGACCGACGGCTCGGCCGAGCGCGCCGACGTGCTCGTGGGCGCCGACGGGATCCACTCGCGCACGCGGCGGCTCGTGTTCGGGCCGGAGTCGCGCTACCGCCGCTACCTGGGGGCGCACGCCGCGGCGTACGTGTTCAGCGACCCCGAGCTGATGGGGGCCCTGGCCAACGAGTTCCAGGCGGTGGAGGCCCCCGGAGTCCAGGCGGGGATGTACCGCCTCTCCGACACGACCGGGGCGGCCTTCCTGTGCCACCTGTCCCCCGACGGCTCACTGCCGCAGGACCCGCGCGCGCGGCTGCGCCGGGTCCACGGCGATCTGGGCTGGCTGGTGCCCCGCCTCCTGGCGGCCTGCCCGCCCCGGCCCTACTACGACGAGGTCGAGCAGATCATCATGCCGGGCTGGTCCGCCGCGCGCGTGGTCCTGGTCGGCGACGCGTGCCAGGCGGTCTCCCTGATGGCCGGGCAGGGGGCGAGCATGGCGGTGGCCGCCGCCGAGGTCCTGGCCCAGGAGCTGGGGCCGCTGGCGGCGGGCCGCCGGGCGGCGCGCGGCGCGCCGACCGGGGGGACGACCGAGGAGATCACGGCCGCGCTGCGGCGCTACGAGGGCAGGGTCAAGCCGGTCATCGACGCCAAACAGCGCGCGGGCCGCGGCCTGGCACGGTGGTTCGTGCCGGCCACGGCCACCCGCCTGTTCGTCCGCCGTCAGGCGCTGCGCTTGTCGTCGACGCCGCTGGCCGAGCGCGTCATGCGACCCTTCCTGGCCGCGCCGAGGGACGCGCCCTTCGACGCGCCCGTGGAGGGCTCCCGCCGCTGA
- a CDS encoding TetR/AcrR family transcriptional regulator, translated as MTKATDQTPVTSVERGRSSRARLLAAAVELIPEVGWNAVTTRLVATRAGVRSGLVHYHFDSLPALLRSAAATVLEELLGGPLATMTSAPDPAEGVVGALRALDEFQGDDPASVLVTEAYLAATRDPELHAVMARIVTGTRDAVTAWLREHGTPDPEAASELVCAFLDGVVLHRALGPVPPADAYLEPLRRMLAAPAPEGDPR; from the coding sequence ATGACCAAGGCAACTGACCAAACCCCCGTCACCTCCGTCGAACGCGGGCGCTCCAGCCGCGCCAGGCTGCTGGCGGCGGCCGTGGAGCTGATCCCCGAGGTGGGGTGGAACGCGGTCACCACCCGCCTGGTCGCCACCCGCGCCGGGGTGCGCTCCGGGCTCGTCCACTACCACTTCGACTCGCTTCCGGCCCTGCTGCGCTCCGCCGCGGCGACCGTCCTGGAGGAGCTGCTGGGCGGCCCGCTCGCCACCATGACCTCCGCGCCCGACCCCGCCGAGGGGGTCGTGGGCGCGCTGCGGGCGCTGGACGAGTTCCAGGGCGACGACCCCGCGTCCGTCCTGGTCACCGAGGCCTACCTCGCCGCGACCCGCGACCCCGAGCTGCACGCGGTCATGGCGCGGATCGTGACCGGGACCCGGGACGCCGTCACCGCGTGGTTGCGGGAGCACGGCACCCCGGACCCCGAGGCCGCCTCAGAACTGGTGTGCGCGTTCCTCGACGGCGTGGTCCTGCACCGGGCACTGGGCCCGGTGCCGCCCGCCGACGCCTACCTCGAACCCCTGCGCCGCATGCTCGCGGCGCCCGCACCCGAAGGAGACCCCAGGTGA
- a CDS encoding DUF397 domain-containing protein, whose translation MSGWHKSSWSDTGGHCVEVREHQDAVDVRDTQNRNAGHLSFTAVEWAALVATAAR comes from the coding sequence GTGAGTGGCTGGCACAAGTCCAGTTGGTCGGACACCGGTGGCCATTGCGTGGAAGTACGTGAGCACCAGGACGCGGTGGATGTGCGCGACACGCAGAACCGGAACGCCGGTCACCTGTCCTTCACCGCCGTCGAATGGGCCGCGCTGGTGGCGACGGCCGCGCGCTGA
- a CDS encoding PH domain-containing protein codes for MSGPDDIRPEDGAQDGTPPAAPRSEPETVSDDHRAPHPEQKPGADAEPDGGQEPVGETVPETGTEPDGDPVSGADPADEPAPPSGPAGDWQGLHPLSVWAGAVVAGIFMIPTAVIGTVAIVFAAPQPWWALAPLPGTIALLALFTSMDLLRLRATRYRVTAERVEMRSGVIAKAYRSVPRERVRSVDVNAPIYVRVFDLCSVTVGTGEQGGSDQLQLLYVTAAQGERLRRELLLRGPATGAATAGADPSAEGDEETGEVELARLNRAWFAYAPATTATLGIGLGFIAAVLGLNAQTGGWAWEWASEQVGLPTTEELASMVMSRLLVVLPVTLLVLLLSGVAVLTAIAVETWWNYRLTREVDGSVRLRRGLLTSVSLSVEGRRLNGVTLHQPFVLRSVGGADVRAVATGLAAADDEKTSAKSRLSPPMPVGRARALAAALVQEDDSPLDVPLARHPRAALRRRFTRAAIVSLLGVVLSAALAWLHTLATQAWWDAVRRFEEEIIPVPLASHAVETTPSWGWAFLAVLIAVVAFWYAVGSYRGLGHGVHPRFLVVRGGMAARETVVLQRSAVIGWRITRSPFQRRLDLADVAATTAAGQGMYAAKDVGLGQGLAWADAAVPELLAPFLVREDGGSGEDGEDGGSGAREAAAAE; via the coding sequence ATGAGCGGTCCCGACGACATCCGCCCCGAGGACGGGGCCCAGGACGGCACTCCCCCGGCGGCGCCCCGGTCCGAACCCGAGACGGTCTCCGACGACCACCGGGCGCCCCACCCCGAGCAGAAGCCCGGAGCCGACGCCGAGCCCGACGGCGGCCAGGAACCCGTCGGCGAGACCGTGCCCGAAACCGGCACGGAGCCCGACGGCGACCCGGTGTCCGGTGCGGACCCCGCCGACGAGCCGGCTCCCCCGAGCGGCCCGGCCGGCGACTGGCAGGGGCTGCACCCCCTGAGCGTGTGGGCCGGCGCGGTCGTCGCGGGGATCTTCATGATCCCGACGGCCGTCATCGGCACCGTGGCGATCGTGTTCGCCGCCCCCCAGCCCTGGTGGGCGCTGGCCCCCCTACCCGGCACGATCGCGCTGCTGGCGCTGTTCACCTCCATGGACCTGCTGCGCCTGCGCGCCACCCGGTACCGCGTCACCGCCGAGCGCGTGGAGATGCGCTCGGGCGTCATCGCCAAGGCCTACCGCTCCGTTCCGCGCGAGCGCGTGCGCAGCGTGGACGTCAACGCCCCGATCTACGTGCGCGTGTTCGACCTGTGCTCGGTCACGGTAGGCACAGGCGAGCAGGGCGGCTCCGACCAGCTCCAACTGCTGTACGTGACCGCGGCGCAGGGCGAGCGGCTGCGCCGGGAGCTGCTGCTGCGCGGACCGGCCACGGGCGCGGCCACCGCCGGCGCCGACCCGTCCGCCGAGGGAGACGAGGAGACCGGGGAGGTCGAGTTGGCCCGACTCAATCGGGCGTGGTTCGCCTACGCACCCGCCACCACCGCCACGCTCGGCATCGGCCTGGGTTTCATCGCCGCGGTCCTGGGCCTGAACGCCCAGACCGGCGGCTGGGCCTGGGAATGGGCGTCCGAGCAGGTGGGCCTGCCCACCACCGAGGAACTCGCCTCCATGGTGATGAGCCGGCTGCTGGTCGTCCTGCCCGTGACCCTGCTCGTCCTGCTGTTGTCGGGGGTGGCGGTCCTGACCGCCATCGCGGTCGAGACCTGGTGGAACTACCGGCTCACCCGCGAGGTCGACGGTTCGGTCCGGCTGCGCCGCGGCCTGCTGACCAGTGTGTCGCTGTCGGTGGAGGGGCGGCGCCTCAACGGCGTCACCCTGCACCAGCCGTTCGTGCTGCGGTCGGTGGGCGGCGCGGACGTGCGGGCCGTGGCGACCGGGCTGGCCGCCGCCGACGACGAGAAAACCAGCGCCAAGAGCCGCCTGTCCCCGCCCATGCCGGTCGGGCGCGCCCGCGCGCTGGCCGCCGCCCTGGTCCAGGAGGACGACTCGCCCCTGGACGTGCCCCTGGCCCGGCATCCGCGCGCCGCGCTGCGCCGCCGGTTCACGCGGGCCGCGATCGTGTCGCTTCTGGGCGTGGTGCTCTCGGCCGCCCTGGCATGGCTGCACACGCTCGCGACCCAGGCGTGGTGGGACGCGGTGCGGCGGTTCGAGGAGGAGATCATCCCGGTGCCGCTGGCCTCGCACGCCGTGGAGACGACGCCGAGCTGGGGCTGGGCGTTCCTGGCGGTGCTGATCGCCGTGGTGGCGTTCTGGTACGCGGTGGGCTCCTACCGGGGGCTCGGCCACGGGGTGCACCCGCGCTTCCTGGTGGTGCGCGGCGGTATGGCCGCGCGCGAGACCGTGGTGCTGCAGCGGTCGGCGGTGATCGGCTGGCGGATCACACGGTCGCCGTTCCAGCGCCGGCTGGATCTGGCCGACGTGGCGGCCACGACCGCCGCGGGCCAGGGCATGTACGCGGCCAAGGACGTGGGTCTGGGACAGGGGCTGGCGTGGGCCGACGCGGCCGTGCCGGAGCTGTTGGCCCCCTTCCTGGTCCGCGAGGACGGCGGGAGCGGAGAGGACGGCGAGGACGGCGGGAGCGGCGCCCGCGAGGCGGCCGCCGCGGAGTGA
- a CDS encoding NUDIX hydrolase family protein codes for MTDTADTQPGWFSAEELENIRGRMPVLYVQAVPVRVDETGQVTHFGLLMRAAPDGSFNRSVVSGRVLYHERVRDALLRHLEKDLGPVALPRIPTAPQPFTIAEYFPTPGVTPFHDPRQHAVAMAYIVAVSGDCQPRQDALDLIWFTPEEAASPKVIEEMTGGQGVLLRQALAFVGHAP; via the coding sequence ATGACCGACACCGCCGACACCCAGCCCGGCTGGTTCTCCGCCGAGGAACTGGAGAACATCCGCGGCCGTATGCCGGTCCTCTACGTCCAGGCCGTGCCCGTGCGGGTGGACGAGACCGGACAGGTGACCCACTTCGGCCTGCTGATGCGGGCCGCGCCCGACGGCAGCTTCAACCGCTCCGTGGTCTCGGGCCGGGTGCTCTACCACGAGCGGGTCCGCGACGCCCTCCTGCGCCACCTGGAGAAGGATCTGGGACCGGTGGCGCTGCCGCGCATCCCGACCGCGCCGCAGCCGTTCACCATCGCGGAGTACTTCCCCACCCCCGGCGTCACGCCCTTCCACGATCCGCGCCAGCACGCGGTGGCGATGGCCTACATCGTGGCGGTCTCCGGTGACTGCCAGCCGCGCCAGGACGCGCTGGACCTGATCTGGTTCACCCCGGAGGAGGCGGCCAGCCCGAAGGTGATCGAGGAGATGACCGGCGGTCAGGGCGTGCTGCTGCGCCAGGCACTGGCCTTCGTCGGCCACGCGCCCTGA
- a CDS encoding nucleoside/nucleotide kinase family protein encodes MSDSLVAEALRIAREAAARPGRRSVLGLTGAPAAGKSTLARHLVARVNDHLGAGAAGYLPMDGFHLSNAQLDRLGRRDRKGAPDTFDAHGYVALVRRLLAEAEHPVYVPDYDRRLHEPVAARHVVEPHTVLVVTEGNYLAGDDEPWVRLRGLFTQLWYVEAEDRVREERLHHRQVSGGSSDEAAREWVERSDRPNGELVKRFRDNCTRVVHPGPLDLS; translated from the coding sequence ATGTCCGACTCGCTCGTCGCCGAAGCCCTCCGGATCGCACGTGAGGCCGCGGCCCGCCCGGGACGGCGCTCGGTCCTCGGTCTGACCGGCGCCCCGGCCGCGGGCAAGTCCACGCTCGCCCGCCACCTGGTGGCCCGGGTGAACGACCACCTCGGGGCGGGGGCGGCCGGGTACCTGCCCATGGACGGCTTCCACCTGTCCAACGCCCAGCTCGACCGGCTGGGGCGGCGCGACCGCAAGGGCGCCCCCGACACCTTCGACGCGCACGGCTACGTGGCGCTCGTGCGGCGCCTGCTGGCCGAGGCGGAGCACCCCGTGTACGTCCCGGACTACGACCGCCGCCTGCACGAACCGGTGGCCGCACGGCACGTGGTGGAGCCGCACACCGTGCTGGTGGTGACCGAGGGCAACTACCTCGCCGGCGACGACGAGCCCTGGGTGCGGCTGCGGGGGCTGTTCACGCAGCTGTGGTACGTGGAAGCCGAGGACCGGGTGCGCGAGGAGCGGCTGCACCACCGGCAGGTCAGCGGCGGGTCCAGTGACGAGGCCGCCCGGGAGTGGGTCGAGCGCAGCGACCGCCCCAACGGCGAACTGGTCAAGCGCTTCCGGGACAACTGCACCCGCGTCGTCCACCCGGGGCCCCTGGACCTGAGCTGA
- a CDS encoding NAD(P)/FAD-dependent oxidoreductase produces the protein MTHRLLVLGAGYSGLAAARRAHDLARRERADVTVTLVNATPDFVERVRLHQVAAGQDVGVHSLAHALDGTGIDLVVGLVEGVDPDARAVTVRAGQGPRTLGYDSLILALGSSAGAGRVPGADEHALTIADLDGARAVAARIAADRPERLVVVGGGLTGIEAASEIAESHPGIGVALVTGGEVAPGAGVRGRAHVRRVLHRLGVTVREHARVEEVDAQGLLMADGERVPADLVVWNAGFSASGLPAAIGLAVDDDGRAMVDASQRSLSHPDVLVVGDAAHTLGSSGAPLRMSCAMGLPMGWNAAEAVLARLAGRTPAAAPFGYLVQCVSLGRRDGLIQFVRADDSPRPFHLAGGLAARVKEYIVAGAYDNARTGGQAAVYLRVSRAVARRHLRREGARPGAVQRRAPSAGAAQRREPSTGASKGASLGAARKGRMTRSASGVDDKRSA, from the coding sequence ATGACTCACCGACTGCTCGTCCTCGGCGCCGGATACTCCGGACTCGCGGCCGCCCGCCGCGCCCACGACCTCGCCCGGCGCGAGCGCGCCGACGTCACCGTCACCCTCGTCAACGCCACCCCGGACTTCGTCGAGCGGGTCCGCCTGCATCAGGTCGCCGCCGGTCAGGACGTCGGCGTGCACTCCCTGGCCCACGCCCTGGACGGCACCGGCATCGACCTGGTGGTGGGCCTGGTCGAGGGAGTGGACCCCGACGCCCGCGCGGTCACGGTGCGCGCCGGCCAGGGGCCGCGCACGCTCGGCTACGACTCGCTCATCCTCGCCCTGGGCAGTTCGGCCGGGGCCGGCCGCGTACCCGGAGCCGACGAACACGCCCTGACCATCGCCGACCTGGACGGCGCGCGCGCCGTCGCCGCACGCATCGCCGCCGACCGGCCCGAACGACTGGTGGTGGTCGGCGGCGGGCTCACCGGCATCGAGGCCGCCAGTGAGATCGCCGAGTCCCACCCCGGCATCGGCGTCGCACTCGTCACCGGCGGCGAGGTCGCGCCCGGAGCCGGGGTGCGCGGACGGGCCCACGTGCGCCGCGTCCTGCACCGGCTCGGTGTGACCGTGCGCGAACACGCGCGGGTGGAGGAGGTCGACGCACAAGGCCTGCTCATGGCCGACGGCGAGCGCGTCCCCGCCGACCTCGTGGTGTGGAACGCCGGGTTCAGCGCCTCCGGCCTGCCCGCGGCGATCGGCCTGGCCGTGGACGACGACGGCCGCGCGATGGTCGACGCCTCCCAGCGCTCGCTCTCCCACCCCGACGTCCTGGTCGTGGGCGACGCCGCCCATACCCTGGGCTCCTCGGGCGCACCCCTGCGCATGTCCTGCGCGATGGGCCTGCCGATGGGCTGGAACGCCGCCGAGGCCGTCCTCGCCCGTCTGGCCGGGCGCACTCCAGCGGCCGCCCCGTTCGGCTACCTGGTCCAGTGCGTCAGCCTGGGCCGGCGCGACGGCCTCATCCAGTTCGTGCGCGCCGACGACAGCCCGCGCCCGTTCCACCTCGCCGGCGGCCTGGCCGCGCGCGTCAAGGAGTACATCGTCGCCGGGGCCTATGACAACGCCCGCACCGGCGGCCAAGCCGCGGTGTACCTGCGGGTGTCCCGCGCGGTGGCCCGGCGGCACCTGCGCCGGGAGGGCGCGCGGCCCGGCGCGGTTCAGCGCAGGGCGCCCTCCGCGGGCGCGGCTCAGCGGCGGGAGCCCTCCACGGGCGCGTCGAAGGGCGCGTCCCTCGGCGCGGCCAGGAAGGGTCGCATGACGCGCTCGGCCAGCGGCGTCGACGACAAGCGCAGCGCCTGA
- a CDS encoding MerR family transcriptional regulator: MDEREIQFLEETHPDMYFTNGEAAAVIGVCPSTLRAWARVGRLDDVKSFRSKYGWRYFRAGDVFALRDDRKAAGRPPDSRAG, from the coding sequence ATGGACGAACGAGAAATCCAGTTCCTGGAAGAGACCCACCCGGACATGTACTTCACCAACGGGGAGGCGGCGGCCGTCATCGGCGTCTGCCCGTCGACTCTGCGCGCGTGGGCCCGCGTCGGCCGCCTCGACGACGTGAAGTCCTTCCGCAGCAAGTACGGCTGGCGCTATTTCCGGGCGGGTGACGTCTTCGCCCTTCGGGACGACCGGAAAGCGGCGGGGAGGCCACCCGACTCCAGGGCCGGGTAA
- a CDS encoding MFS transporter: MTAEDVASATPEPDRPRVDAEQPPTNPKRKVLTASLVGTSIEFYDFYIYATAAVLVFPLLFFPEGDAMAARLQSLATFAIAFVARPVGSWVFGHFGDRVGRKATLVASLLTMGIATVGIGVLPTYAQVGVVAPVLLAVCRFGQGLGLGGEWGGAALLATENAPRAKRAFYGTFPQLGAPIGFFLANGVFLIITQTMSDETFLAWGWRVPFLLSTVLIVIGLWVRLTLHETPAFAKVIASGGRVKTPMVEVFRTSGVAVLLGTLIMVATYVLFYLMTVFSLGFGTDAESGLGYDRSQFLVFLLIGVLFFALFTPISGLIADRFGRRPTLITATVAIIVFGFAMGPLMGSGSTVGVMAFLIIGLSLMGLTFGPMAAQLPELFPTNVRYTGASVAYNLAGLLGASFAPYIATWLAGRFGLNWVGGYLVLVGVITLVALLLSRETKDDSLDAIPSRGAR; the protein is encoded by the coding sequence ATGACCGCGGAGGACGTCGCCTCGGCCACGCCGGAGCCCGATCGGCCACGAGTCGATGCGGAGCAGCCGCCGACCAACCCCAAACGCAAGGTCCTCACGGCGAGCCTCGTCGGCACGTCCATCGAGTTCTACGACTTCTACATCTACGCGACCGCTGCGGTACTGGTGTTTCCGCTCCTGTTCTTCCCCGAGGGCGACGCGATGGCCGCGCGGCTGCAGTCGCTGGCCACGTTCGCGATCGCGTTCGTCGCGCGGCCGGTCGGATCGTGGGTCTTCGGCCACTTCGGCGACCGGGTCGGCCGCAAGGCGACCCTGGTGGCGTCGCTGCTGACGATGGGGATCGCGACCGTGGGCATCGGCGTGCTGCCCACCTACGCCCAGGTGGGCGTGGTGGCCCCGGTGCTGCTGGCGGTCTGCCGGTTCGGCCAGGGACTGGGTCTGGGCGGTGAGTGGGGCGGCGCCGCCCTGCTGGCCACGGAGAACGCACCGCGCGCCAAGCGCGCGTTCTACGGCACGTTCCCGCAACTGGGCGCCCCGATCGGGTTCTTCCTGGCCAACGGAGTGTTCCTCATCATCACGCAGACGATGAGCGACGAGACCTTCCTGGCCTGGGGCTGGCGCGTGCCGTTCCTGCTCTCGACGGTCCTCATCGTCATCGGCCTGTGGGTGCGCCTGACGCTGCACGAGACCCCGGCCTTCGCCAAGGTCATCGCCTCGGGCGGTCGGGTCAAGACGCCGATGGTCGAGGTGTTCCGCACCAGCGGGGTCGCGGTCCTGCTGGGCACGCTCATCATGGTCGCCACGTACGTGCTGTTCTACCTGATGACGGTGTTCTCGCTGGGCTTCGGCACCGACGCGGAGTCCGGTCTGGGCTACGACCGGTCCCAGTTCCTGGTGTTCCTGCTCATCGGCGTGCTGTTCTTCGCGCTGTTCACACCGATCTCCGGTCTGATCGCCGACCGCTTCGGCCGCCGCCCCACGCTCATCACGGCGACCGTGGCCATCATCGTGTTCGGCTTCGCCATGGGCCCGCTGATGGGCAGCGGGAGCACCGTCGGCGTGATGGCCTTCCTCATCATCGGGCTGTCGCTGATGGGCCTGACGTTCGGGCCGATGGCCGCCCAGCTGCCGGAGCTCTTCCCGACCAACGTCCGCTACACGGGCGCGTCGGTGGCGTACAACCTCGCGGGTCTGCTGGGGGCGTCGTTCGCTCCCTACATCGCGACCTGGCTGGCGGGCCGGTTCGGGCTGAACTGGGTCGGCGGATACCTGGTGCTGGTCGGCGTGATCACGCTGGTGGCACTGCTGCTCAGCCGAGAGACCAAGGACGACTCCCTGGACGCGATCCCCTCGCGCGGCGCAAGATAG
- a CDS encoding class I SAM-dependent methyltransferase — translation MTPPDFLAEARTFYDAFAATYTDRFRDALDAMPMDRAMLGMFAELVRSEGGQVADLGCGSGRVTAYLRDLGLPVFGIDLSPAMVELARREHPGLRFEVGSILDLDLPDGSVGGALAYYSIIHMPPEHLPGAFAEFHRVLAPGGHLMLAFQVGDEPLYLERPLGHEVSLDFQRLRPDDVADLLTDAGLSVRVRAVREPDPGEGVPQAYLLARRM, via the coding sequence GTGACACCACCCGACTTCCTGGCCGAGGCGCGCACGTTCTACGACGCCTTCGCCGCCACCTACACCGACCGGTTCCGCGACGCGCTCGACGCGATGCCGATGGACCGGGCGATGCTGGGCATGTTCGCCGAACTCGTCCGCTCCGAGGGCGGCCAGGTCGCCGACCTTGGGTGCGGGTCCGGCCGCGTGACGGCGTACCTGCGCGACCTGGGCCTGCCGGTGTTCGGGATCGACCTGTCCCCCGCGATGGTCGAGCTGGCCCGGCGGGAGCACCCCGGCCTGCGCTTCGAGGTGGGTTCGATCCTGGACCTGGACCTGCCCGACGGTTCGGTGGGCGGCGCCCTGGCCTACTACTCGATCATCCACATGCCGCCGGAGCACCTGCCCGGGGCGTTCGCGGAGTTCCACCGGGTACTCGCCCCGGGCGGGCACCTCATGCTCGCCTTCCAGGTCGGCGACGAGCCGCTGTACCTGGAGCGGCCGCTCGGGCACGAGGTCTCGCTCGACTTCCAGCGACTCCGGCCGGACGATGTCGCCGACCTGCTCACGGACGCCGGACTGTCCGTGCGCGTGCGGGCGGTCCGCGAGCCCGACCCCGGCGAGGGCGTGCCCCAGGCCTACCTCCTGGCTCGTCGCATGTGA
- a CDS encoding STAS domain-containing protein, translating to MAREARFSAQERSPCTGVTVVPVHGEVDLATADRMRDRLLRAAYDSRCDCLVVDMSGLEFFDASGVRALVSVARILWAQQRHTVLAEPSPIADRVLSALDMGRVFEIYPLLEMALTHTSGLRVDGEPIANNAVPEGS from the coding sequence GTGGCACGTGAGGCCCGGTTCTCTGCCCAGGAGCGTTCACCCTGTACAGGTGTCACCGTGGTACCCGTCCACGGCGAGGTCGACCTCGCCACGGCCGACCGGATGCGCGATCGGCTCCTGCGAGCGGCGTACGACTCACGGTGCGACTGCCTGGTGGTGGACATGTCCGGGCTGGAGTTCTTCGACGCCAGCGGTGTGCGCGCCCTGGTCTCGGTCGCCAGGATCCTGTGGGCCCAGCAGCGGCACACGGTGCTCGCCGAGCCCTCGCCCATCGCCGACCGCGTCCTGTCGGCGCTGGACATGGGACGGGTCTTCGAGATCTACCCGCTGCTGGAGATGGCGCTGACCCATACCAGCGGCCTGCGCGTGGACGGCGAGCCCATCGCCAACAACGCGGTCCCCGAAGGGTCCTAA